One genomic region from Terriglobus aquaticus encodes:
- a CDS encoding tetratricopeptide repeat protein, producing the protein MPHPTLIRSMLCAVSVAFLFPLAAQPQRSGASAQRGSDAITPQVQQLYAEAHDAQAHGDAQTAIARYTEILRLAPRLAPAYNNLGMLYYNTGDYSHAAETLRKGLAIDPRMTTAQTLLGLSDVRLGRSIEAKAELTKALEADPANNDAELALGRLEISTGDSSAGTAHLRDYLQRNPKDQQVWYLLGKAYLKLSEESLAKVDQIDPDSGVAHIMAGEVDESMKNYDGALAEYTKALAKDPNQAGNHYHLGNAFWLEEKYESAANEFRAELRIDPNNCITQWKLGNSILSANQPAAEALPPLNSAVTTCPDLMQARVDRANALLKLDRAQQALDDLRPAAQASPDEPSIHFLLSRAYKALGKNEEARSELQVYARLQRQASEASAKQAKDVISAKDQAR; encoded by the coding sequence ATGCCTCACCCGACACTCATTCGATCCATGCTCTGCGCCGTGTCCGTTGCCTTCCTGTTCCCGTTGGCGGCACAGCCGCAGCGCAGCGGCGCGTCAGCTCAGCGCGGCTCTGATGCAATTACTCCGCAGGTGCAGCAGCTGTATGCGGAAGCGCACGATGCTCAGGCGCACGGAGACGCTCAGACGGCGATCGCGCGTTATACCGAGATCCTGCGGTTGGCACCACGTTTGGCGCCTGCGTATAACAACCTGGGCATGCTGTACTACAACACCGGCGATTACAGTCACGCTGCGGAGACGCTTCGCAAGGGGCTCGCCATCGATCCGCGGATGACGACTGCCCAGACGCTGCTGGGGTTGAGTGACGTTCGGCTCGGCCGATCCATTGAAGCGAAAGCCGAACTGACCAAGGCGCTCGAAGCCGATCCGGCGAACAATGACGCGGAGCTCGCACTAGGCCGACTTGAGATCTCGACGGGTGACAGCTCTGCGGGCACGGCTCATCTGCGTGATTATCTGCAGCGCAATCCCAAAGACCAGCAAGTCTGGTATTTGCTGGGCAAGGCATACCTGAAGTTGTCTGAGGAGTCACTGGCCAAGGTCGACCAGATCGATCCCGACTCGGGTGTGGCGCACATTATGGCTGGCGAAGTCGACGAGAGCATGAAGAACTACGACGGTGCTCTGGCGGAGTACACCAAGGCGCTCGCGAAGGATCCGAACCAAGCCGGCAATCACTACCATTTGGGGAATGCGTTCTGGCTGGAGGAGAAGTACGAGTCTGCCGCGAACGAGTTTCGGGCGGAACTGCGAATCGATCCAAACAACTGCATCACGCAGTGGAAGCTAGGAAACAGCATTCTAAGTGCGAACCAACCCGCGGCAGAGGCGCTGCCGCCCCTGAACTCTGCGGTGACAACGTGCCCGGATCTGATGCAGGCTCGGGTGGATCGCGCGAATGCGCTGCTGAAGCTGGATCGTGCACAGCAGGCGCTGGACGACTTGCGACCCGCGGCCCAGGCCTCGCCTGATGAACCGTCGATCCACTTCCTGCTGTCCCGTGCGTACAAGGCACTAGGGAAGAACGAAGAAGCACGTTCGGAGTTGCAGGTGTATGCGCGGCTGCAACGGCAGGCGAGCGAGGCCAGTGCAAAGCAGGCGAAGGATGTTATCTCGGCGAAGGACCAAGCGCGCTAG